A window of Belonocnema kinseyi isolate 2016_QV_RU_SX_M_011 chromosome 9, B_treatae_v1, whole genome shotgun sequence contains these coding sequences:
- the LOC117180879 gene encoding uncharacterized protein LOC117180879, translating into MKIVSRTGIFLLVIFLNSIGIFGLSLKPLTGWRRIPKMSSSELNPPIRFYEDGHGLKRISGPVEVGIAGKFIVGVVRNGLLHPAYDAKQQRIIVRMRDNHPFHTNLSPAEEPTIRFRTARAVL; encoded by the exons ATGAAGATCGTTTCTCGGACTGGAATTTTCCTCTTAGTGATttttctcaattctattg GAATTTTTGGATTAAGTTTAAAACCACTGACGGGGTGGCGGCGGATTCCGAAAATGTCTTCTTCTGAGCTAAATCCTCCTATTAGGTTTTACGAAGATGGACATGGCCTTAAACGCATCTCAGGACCTGTTGAAGTAGGAATAGCCGGTAAATTCATCGTAGGGGTAGTCAGAAATGGGTTGCTTCATCCAGCATATGATGCTAAACAACAAAGAATTATAGTACGCATGAGAGACAACCATCCTTTTCACACAAACTTATCTCCAGCTGAGGAACCTACCATCAGATTCAGAACTGCCCGAGCTGTACTGTAA